The following proteins come from a genomic window of Lachnoclostridium phytofermentans ISDg:
- a CDS encoding chymotrypsin family serine protease: MKKVSCFRGVSLVLVCVFMMLVGQPAHLYAMDRAMTNGEKLESLIQTNNEPMAVADKNKIEKESKSNKVYKQIVDKVFDKGLKKTSKTYDSSYGGAYINENGELVVLVTESGKDFVKSLNLEGDNDVLVCKATYSYNNLVDLKEAIESQYKKQYVDVAKANTKTPLNEMLTSMREIYIDEVRNAVVVCMMNLSEEKMKAFKTSIINNAAIIFEESGELREEATTLYTGQEIQINNGGTYYLYSIGFRAWKSTSSGTIYGFVTAGHGNAVSDNVYDTSSNLIGYVESRQYSGSIDASFIKITKDYSVSNTIKYSDSSGTTSGANTITGSYYITSLATGSTVYKCGRTTYLTSGTVKSSSDSWTINGTTFTDLLKCDYNSDGGDSGGVVYTYFNNMYELAAIHKGSSSFLIWHSSYSVKATNIISGMSVMLY; this comes from the coding sequence ATGAAAAAAGTATCATGTTTTAGAGGCGTATCATTAGTCCTTGTCTGCGTATTTATGATGCTCGTTGGGCAACCAGCCCATTTATACGCGATGGATAGAGCCATGACTAATGGTGAAAAGTTAGAGTCGCTTATTCAAACAAATAATGAACCAATGGCTGTAGCAGATAAAAATAAGATTGAAAAAGAATCTAAATCGAATAAGGTGTATAAACAGATTGTTGATAAAGTTTTTGATAAAGGGCTGAAAAAAACGAGTAAGACTTATGATTCATCTTACGGAGGAGCCTACATAAATGAAAACGGAGAATTAGTGGTTTTGGTCACAGAATCGGGGAAAGATTTCGTTAAAAGCTTGAATTTAGAAGGGGATAATGATGTTTTGGTTTGTAAAGCTACATATTCTTACAATAACCTAGTAGATCTAAAAGAGGCTATTGAATCACAATACAAAAAGCAATATGTTGATGTAGCTAAAGCGAATACGAAAACACCTTTAAATGAAATGCTTACATCCATGCGCGAAATTTATATTGACGAAGTGAGGAATGCAGTTGTTGTTTGCATGATGAATTTATCTGAAGAAAAAATGAAAGCATTTAAAACCAGTATCATTAATAATGCTGCAATTATTTTTGAAGAGTCAGGTGAATTAAGGGAAGAAGCGACGACTCTATACACTGGTCAAGAGATACAGATTAATAATGGTGGTACGTACTATCTTTATAGTATTGGTTTCAGAGCTTGGAAATCAACCAGTTCAGGAACGATTTATGGATTCGTTACAGCTGGACATGGTAATGCAGTTTCAGATAATGTATATGATACTAGTAGTAACTTAATAGGTTATGTTGAGTCACGTCAGTATTCTGGATCCATTGATGCCTCCTTTATTAAAATAACGAAGGACTATAGTGTAAGTAATACAATAAAATATAGTGACAGTTCCGGTACGACATCTGGGGCGAATACAATCACCGGTTCATACTACATTACATCTTTAGCAACAGGGAGTACGGTATATAAATGTGGTCGTACGACATATTTGACGAGTGGGACGGTAAAATCGAGTAGTGATTCATGGACGATTAATGGAACTACCTTTACGGATCTTTTAAAATGTGATTATAATTCTGACGGTGGAGACAGTGGAGGTGTTGTTTATACATACTTTAACAATATGTACGAGCTTGCAGCAATCCATAAAGGTTCTTCAAGCTTCTTGATATGGCATAGTAGTTATTCTGTTAAAGCAACAAATATCATTTCAGGTATGAGCGTTATGCTCTACTAA
- a CDS encoding glycosyl hydrolase family 18 protein: MRRRAILWCIILLGVLFTSCSHKDNEGVDLPKDDKVEDDNHPLSNDIQSVNNRKFSVWTTYWDIDTIYAEVEYMKDNIENISYFAAYFDKDKKPFIPQNTNETYNHITKAYEENTFGSYLTFVNDVMKADGTSSLKDTKILYTLFSTEEARENHIDEIISLAERAGYDGIEIDYEAIKKDIKLWKLYNQFIDKLYEKTLEKDIPLRIVLEPGTPIDKLTLPEGPEYVVMCYNLYGYGTKPGPKANREFLLEMVEKMTKLPGKVNFAVAAGGFDFAENGSVGQVTETKAEQIKQDYNASTYRDEESQCLVFTYIDKEKVSHEVWYADNSTIQYWFDIIKNAGDYGLSLWRLGGIEINN, from the coding sequence TTGAGAAGAAGAGCGATACTTTGGTGTATAATTCTACTAGGTGTATTATTCACAAGCTGTAGTCATAAAGATAATGAAGGTGTAGATTTACCAAAGGATGATAAGGTCGAAGACGACAATCATCCTTTGAGTAATGACATTCAGAGTGTCAATAACAGAAAATTCTCTGTTTGGACCACATATTGGGACATCGATACCATTTACGCTGAAGTAGAATATATGAAAGATAATATCGAGAACATATCTTATTTTGCTGCCTACTTTGATAAAGATAAAAAGCCTTTCATTCCTCAAAACACCAATGAAACTTATAATCATATAACGAAAGCTTATGAAGAAAATACATTTGGTAGTTATTTAACCTTTGTTAACGATGTAATGAAAGCGGATGGTACTTCCTCTTTAAAGGATACAAAAATTTTATATACTTTATTTTCAACAGAAGAGGCAAGAGAGAACCATATAGATGAAATAATTTCCTTGGCGGAGCGTGCAGGTTATGATGGAATCGAGATTGATTATGAGGCTATCAAAAAAGATATAAAGTTATGGAAATTATATAATCAATTTATTGATAAATTATATGAAAAAACCTTAGAAAAAGATATTCCACTAAGAATTGTACTGGAACCAGGGACACCGATCGATAAGCTAACTCTGCCAGAAGGACCGGAATACGTTGTGATGTGTTACAATTTGTATGGGTATGGTACGAAACCGGGGCCGAAAGCAAATCGGGAGTTTCTTTTAGAAATGGTGGAAAAGATGACGAAACTGCCTGGAAAAGTGAATTTTGCAGTCGCTGCCGGCGGATTTGACTTTGCAGAAAATGGATCAGTAGGTCAAGTTACAGAAACAAAAGCTGAACAGATAAAACAGGATTATAATGCTTCAACATACAGAGATGAAGAAAGTCAATGTCTGGTATTTACCTATATCGATAAGGAAAAAGTTTCTCATGAAGTTTGGTATGCTGATAATTCCACCATTCAATATTGGTTTGATATTATTAAGAATGCCGGAGATTATGGTTTATCTTTGTGGAGATTAGGTGGAATAGAAATAAATAATTGA
- a CDS encoding glycoside hydrolase, with amino-acid sequence MKLLSTNKDKKKLIRSIIQAIILLAVVIVMVRVLFVFNKYKPYDSMDTSVMADVDNGFISLSYFAVDRDGSATMISTDRLREHLNALYKNGYVTITQKDIENYYKNGTPLPKKSLFLMFEDGRRDTAIFSGKILEEYNYIATILSYADKFGAKDSKFLSPKDLSNLKSNTFWELGTNGYRLSYINAYDRYGHYIGELNSLEYSSLRKYLDRNYNQYLMDFIRDENKIPKETYDEMKERISKDYKLMDEIYTKEFGKVPDVYVLMHSNTGNFANNEKVSAINEEWMKKLFVMNFNREGFSLNNQDNHIYDLTRMQPQPYWYPNHLLMRIANDTLADVTFEEGDPERKKDWEILAGAPEFRNSVIALTSESKSNGLIRLKDSKAYQDVNLSVNLTGNKLGTQTIYLRADEELNQYVSVKIQNNNIYINENGVQLFELDLNELDGIKYQSVEENEREAHRAEYETYSQSTKKLLGYTTNMEKQIEPVKEEVKTVEEGADKYIPSIQINEPGNRQLTIKIQDNQLSVFVDQKKVTQNLSLSGTTSGYIYLESAWSEYGYSQRNIADDVYDGVFQDLLITDAKGNILYDNQLQGWAQIKDKVETSWNKIINWFIKTL; translated from the coding sequence ATGAAATTACTATCAACGAATAAAGATAAGAAAAAACTCATAAGAAGTATCATACAAGCAATTATCCTATTGGCTGTAGTAATTGTTATGGTACGTGTATTATTTGTTTTCAATAAATATAAACCCTATGATAGTATGGATACATCCGTAATGGCTGATGTAGATAATGGTTTTATTTCTTTATCCTATTTTGCGGTTGATAGGGATGGTTCTGCCACTATGATCAGTACAGATCGGCTTAGGGAACACCTGAATGCACTATATAAAAATGGGTATGTTACGATTACTCAGAAGGATATCGAGAATTATTATAAGAATGGTACCCCTCTTCCTAAAAAATCACTTTTCTTAATGTTTGAAGATGGACGAAGAGATACGGCTATATTTTCAGGAAAAATTCTAGAAGAATACAATTATATTGCTACTATATTAAGCTATGCAGATAAATTTGGTGCGAAAGATTCAAAATTCCTGTCACCAAAAGATCTAAGCAATTTAAAGAGCAATACATTTTGGGAACTTGGTACTAATGGATATCGCCTATCCTATATCAATGCGTACGACAGATACGGACATTATATAGGAGAGCTAAACTCACTGGAATATTCGTCCTTACGCAAATATTTAGATCGAAATTATAATCAATATCTGATGGATTTTATCAGGGATGAGAATAAGATACCAAAAGAAACCTATGACGAGATGAAGGAACGTATCAGTAAAGATTATAAACTGATGGATGAAATATATACGAAAGAGTTTGGAAAAGTACCTGACGTTTATGTACTCATGCATTCCAATACGGGAAATTTTGCGAACAATGAAAAGGTAAGTGCGATCAATGAAGAATGGATGAAGAAATTATTTGTTATGAATTTTAATAGAGAAGGCTTCTCTTTGAATAATCAAGACAATCATATCTATGATCTAACTCGTATGCAGCCACAGCCGTATTGGTATCCAAACCATTTATTGATGAGAATAGCTAATGATACATTAGCAGATGTAACCTTTGAAGAAGGGGATCCGGAGAGAAAGAAAGATTGGGAGATTCTTGCTGGTGCACCTGAGTTTCGTAATTCGGTCATTGCATTAACCTCTGAATCTAAAAGCAATGGTTTAATCCGGCTGAAAGATAGTAAAGCGTATCAAGATGTTAATTTATCCGTCAATCTCACTGGCAATAAATTAGGTACCCAGACGATTTATTTGAGAGCAGATGAAGAGTTAAACCAATATGTTTCTGTTAAGATCCAGAATAATAACATATATATCAATGAAAATGGTGTGCAGTTATTTGAACTTGATCTGAATGAGCTTGATGGTATCAAATATCAATCCGTGGAAGAAAATGAACGGGAAGCACATCGTGCCGAATATGAAACTTATTCACAGAGCACGAAGAAGCTCTTGGGTTATACCACCAATATGGAGAAACAGATAGAACCTGTCAAAGAAGAGGTAAAAACAGTGGAGGAAGGTGCAGATAAATATATCCCTTCCATCCAGATTAATGAGCCTGGTAATAGACAGTTGACGATAAAAATACAAGACAATCAGTTATCCGTATTTGTTGATCAAAAGAAGGTGACCCAGAACTTATCATTATCAGGCACTACTTCCGGATATATCTATTTGGAATCAGCTTGGAGTGAATATGGTTATAGTCAAAGAAATATAGCGGATGATGTATATGATGGTGTGTTTCAAGACTTATTGATTACCGATGCCAAGGGTAATATATTATATGATAATCAACTTCAGGGATGGGCTCAGATTAAGGATAAGGTTGAAACATCATGGAATAAGATAATCAATTGGTTTATTAAGACCTTATAA
- a CDS encoding glycosyltransferase family 2 protein, with the protein MPKRIRKGKDYQDVLLQRKSDRRILSNVPDKTKMRNNTDRRGNQKIEDSIGNINDFIANKQAGIRYKVHYDVKVICSNKGVKTKFSCTGIDISMTGILLQIEQKEYIEVINEADSIRLKFEILPGTMPEGLEMKVNTLAVISRTQQLSDGNLLCGMSFKQELSVYASHKKDRYLLMISSLLLFFITAFIILMRAESVIYFKFNKWLYLYSIIAACFLLSRYLFGFMYRKVPIDINFTPGVSILIPCFNEEEWIQRTILSCINQDYPVDKLEVIVIDDCSHDKSVEKIEEIINKLYQEADQFDIKNRLKYIVQKENAGKREALALGALEAKHELVVFVDSDSFLDPFAIRNLVQPFKDPKMGGVSGRTDVANTFTNTLTKMQSVRYYIAFRIMKAAESYFDAVTCLSGPLACYKKEIILENREAWLNQSFLGQRATFGDDRAMTNFVLKKHRTAYQDSAICSTIVPNQYRVFLKQQMRWKRSWLRESLIAGKFMWKKEPFAAITFYMGLIVPIAAPIVVIYNLIYVPLQHRVFPTAFLVGILLMSLLMSVAQLLFRKSSTWLFGMLFCFYYEAVLLWQMPIAWVTFWKSTWGTRMTPSDIEAQLKKEDKLTKYLKKVSIQEDDLNQSQESELREGSHEITINE; encoded by the coding sequence TTGCCTAAAAGAATAAGAAAAGGTAAGGATTATCAGGATGTTCTTTTACAAAGGAAAAGTGACCGGCGGATACTGTCCAATGTTCCGGATAAGACTAAAATGCGTAACAATACTGACCGACGTGGCAATCAAAAGATAGAAGATAGTATTGGCAATATCAATGATTTTATTGCGAATAAGCAGGCGGGAATCCGCTATAAAGTACATTATGATGTGAAAGTAATATGCAGTAATAAAGGAGTAAAAACAAAGTTTTCATGCACTGGAATAGATATATCAATGACAGGAATTTTATTGCAAATAGAACAGAAGGAATATATTGAGGTTATCAACGAAGCAGATAGTATCCGTTTAAAATTTGAAATATTACCGGGGACAATGCCGGAAGGCTTAGAGATGAAGGTAAATACTCTGGCTGTTATTTCTAGAACGCAGCAGCTATCGGATGGAAACCTCTTATGTGGAATGTCTTTTAAACAGGAACTGTCTGTTTATGCTTCCCATAAAAAGGACAGATATTTATTGATGATTTCCAGCTTGTTACTCTTTTTTATTACAGCATTTATCATATTGATGAGAGCAGAGAGTGTGATTTATTTTAAGTTTAATAAATGGCTGTATTTGTACAGTATTATTGCAGCTTGTTTTCTGCTCAGTAGATATTTATTTGGATTTATGTATCGAAAAGTGCCGATTGATATTAATTTTACACCGGGAGTATCTATATTAATTCCGTGTTTTAATGAGGAAGAATGGATACAAAGAACAATACTGAGCTGCATTAATCAGGATTATCCTGTGGACAAGCTTGAGGTTATTGTCATTGATGATTGTTCGCATGACAAATCAGTAGAAAAAATTGAAGAGATTATCAATAAGTTATATCAAGAAGCAGATCAATTTGATATAAAGAATCGCTTGAAATATATTGTTCAGAAAGAGAATGCAGGAAAAAGAGAAGCCCTTGCATTAGGTGCATTGGAAGCAAAGCATGAACTTGTCGTATTTGTAGATTCGGATAGCTTCTTAGATCCCTTTGCCATTAGAAATCTGGTTCAGCCATTTAAAGATCCTAAAATGGGTGGTGTTTCGGGAAGAACTGATGTTGCAAATACCTTTACCAATACTTTGACGAAAATGCAGTCCGTTCGTTATTATATTGCTTTTCGTATTATGAAGGCAGCGGAGAGTTATTTTGATGCGGTCACATGTTTATCCGGGCCATTGGCTTGTTATAAAAAAGAGATCATTCTTGAGAATCGCGAAGCATGGCTAAACCAAAGCTTTTTAGGACAAAGAGCAACATTTGGTGATGACAGGGCTATGACTAATTTTGTATTAAAAAAACACAGAACAGCATATCAAGACTCAGCGATTTGTTCTACAATCGTTCCGAATCAGTATCGTGTCTTTTTAAAACAGCAGATGCGTTGGAAACGTTCGTGGCTGAGAGAATCGTTAATCGCAGGTAAATTTATGTGGAAGAAGGAGCCATTTGCTGCAATTACCTTTTATATGGGATTGATTGTTCCGATTGCTGCTCCCATTGTAGTTATCTATAACTTGATTTATGTACCTCTACAGCATAGAGTATTTCCGACAGCCTTTTTGGTAGGTATTCTATTAATGTCATTGTTGATGAGTGTGGCTCAGTTACTATTTCGAAAGAGTTCGACATGGCTTTTTGGAATGCTATTCTGTTTTTATTACGAAGCTGTGTTATTATGGCAGATGCCGATTGCCTGGGTTACATTTTGGAAATCAACTTGGGGGACAAGAATGACTCCAAGTGATATAGAGGCACAATTAAAAAAAGAAGATAAATTAACGAAATATTTAAAAAAAGTATCAATACAAGAGGATGATTTAAATCAATCCCAAGAATCAGAACTAAGGGAGGGTTCCCATGAAATTACTATCAACGAATAA